One stretch of Prunus persica cultivar Lovell chromosome G1, Prunus_persica_NCBIv2, whole genome shotgun sequence DNA includes these proteins:
- the LOC18792522 gene encoding 60S ribosomal protein L38, giving the protein MPKQIHEIKDFLLTARRKDARSVKIKRSKDAVKFKVRCSKYLYTLCVFDTEKADKLKQSLPPGLSVQDL; this is encoded by the exons ATG CCTAAGCAAATCCATGAGATTAAAGATTTCCTTCTCACTGCAAGAAGGAAAGACGCACGCTCGGTGAAAATTAAGAGGAGCAAGGATGCGGTGAAGTTCAAGGTCCGTTGCTCCAAGTACCTCTACACGCTTTGTGTTTTTGACACAGAGAAGGCTGACAAGTTGAAGCAGTCTCTTCCTCCAG GTTTAAGTGTGCAAGACTTGTGA